One Paenibacillus sp. FSL H7-0737 DNA segment encodes these proteins:
- the tadA gene encoding tRNA adenosine(34) deaminase TadA has product MRTVHEHWMRQAIAEARKAEALGEVPIGAVIVRHGEIIGRGYNLRETTMDSTAHAEMVAIREASNVMNSWRLLDCQLYVTLEPCPMCAGAIVQSRVPLTVYGTPDPKAGCAGTLMNLLEEPRFNHRTEVIQGILQEECADLLTSFFRRLRQKPSKEEKGEI; this is encoded by the coding sequence ATGCGAACGGTTCATGAACACTGGATGAGGCAGGCGATAGCAGAAGCCCGCAAGGCTGAAGCATTAGGGGAGGTTCCCATTGGGGCGGTCATCGTACGGCATGGTGAAATTATCGGACGTGGATACAATTTAAGAGAAACTACAATGGATTCTACAGCTCATGCAGAAATGGTTGCCATTCGTGAGGCCAGCAATGTCATGAACTCATGGCGACTGCTGGATTGCCAGCTGTATGTTACTTTAGAGCCTTGTCCTATGTGTGCGGGAGCGATTGTACAATCAAGAGTACCCCTCACTGTATATGGCACTCCTGATCCTAAGGCTGGATGTGCTGGGACCCTCATGAATTTGCTTGAAGAACCGCGTTTTAACCATCGCACCGAAGTGATTCAGGGGATTTTACAAGAAGAATGTGCAGACCTACTGACCTCATTCTTTCGTCGTTTACGTCAAAAACCATCGAAAGAAGAAAAAGGAGAGATCTGA
- a CDS encoding toll/interleukin-1 receptor domain-containing protein → MRKISITVQDNNETHVKLTNHENHHIKDGISIDFCFTNNIHDREIKYVVNEIIKTKDWISNENDIYFIDLNKLGLAYPSIFNQCQWMNGLISVTPIYEDGLNDVRFFSLTISEDEIREKAPRKVFLSHKGANKPLVRKYYQLLKELGFDPWIDEEDMPAGAQLMRSIRQGFKQSCAVVFFITPEFKDEKYLEKEINYAINEQLNRKQFTIITLQFEDEQGNKGLIPEMLEDYVWKTPRTELEAFKEIIKSLPIKVGQTIWKIER, encoded by the coding sequence ATGAGGAAGATTTCAATCACGGTTCAGGATAATAATGAAACACACGTTAAATTGACTAACCATGAGAACCATCATATTAAAGATGGTATATCAATTGATTTCTGTTTCACAAATAATATTCATGACAGAGAAATAAAATATGTGGTTAATGAGATAATTAAAACAAAAGATTGGATTTCGAATGAGAACGATATTTACTTCATTGACTTAAACAAACTTGGGCTTGCTTATCCCTCGATATTTAATCAATGCCAATGGATGAATGGTTTAATAAGTGTTACACCTATTTATGAAGATGGTTTAAATGATGTCCGGTTTTTTAGTTTGACTATCTCAGAAGATGAAATACGTGAAAAAGCTCCGAGAAAAGTTTTTTTAAGCCATAAAGGAGCTAATAAGCCTTTAGTTAGGAAATATTATCAGCTTTTAAAAGAACTTGGGTTTGACCCATGGATAGACGAAGAAGATATGCCTGCTGGAGCTCAATTAATGAGGTCTATTCGACAAGGTTTCAAACAGTCTTGTGCTGTAGTGTTTTTTATCACTCCGGAATTTAAGGATGAAAAATATTTAGAAAAAGAAATTAATTATGCTATAAATGAACAACTGAACAGAAAGCAGTTTACTATTATTACACTACAGTTTGAAGATGAACAAGGTAATAAAGGGTTGATACCAGAAATGTTAGAAGATTATGTTTGGAAAACCCCACGGACAGAACTGGAAGCGTTCAAAGAGATTATTAAATCTCTTCCAATTAAAGTTGGACAAACAATATGGAAAATAGAAAGATGA
- a CDS encoding C40 family peptidase, protein MKKKLAAAVLSFSIIFTIGAGSAFADSKMDKVIDKTIGTKYVSGGISTNGFDCSGFTMYVFDKIGINLPHQSGSQYQMGTAISQDDLRSGDLVFFNTSGKGVSHVGIYVGEGKFAHASSSRGVTISSLSDSYYVKRYIGAKRIMSTDAYHSVASETEDNDDVQ, encoded by the coding sequence TTGAAGAAGAAGCTAGCAGCAGCAGTACTTAGCTTTTCCATTATTTTCACCATCGGAGCAGGAAGCGCTTTCGCGGATTCCAAAATGGATAAAGTGATCGACAAGACCATCGGAACTAAGTACGTATCCGGCGGCATCTCCACAAATGGATTTGATTGCTCCGGATTTACAATGTATGTATTTGATAAAATTGGTATAAACCTACCACACCAATCAGGTTCCCAGTATCAAATGGGTACTGCTATCTCCCAAGATGATTTAAGATCTGGAGATCTTGTATTCTTCAATACAAGTGGTAAGGGTGTCTCCCATGTCGGTATTTATGTCGGTGAAGGCAAGTTTGCACACGCATCTTCCTCACGCGGTGTAACGATTAGCTCCCTGAGTGATAGCTACTACGTGAAACGCTACATCGGTGCTAAACGAATTATGAGCACAGATGCTTATCATTCTGTTGCTTCTGAGACAGAAGATAATGATGATGTTCAATAA
- a CDS encoding GNAT family N-acetyltransferase yields the protein MINPSVTFHVAPMETSHAEEICNWDYTAPYNIYGWMPWEQMQALGIEFGDPQLRNEQYISILNGQGILCGFAQLFPMEGVVRLGIGMRPDLCGQGLGKIFMDAIVQAALFRYPEREIDLEVLTWNQRAIRTYQKCGFTITDTYERLTPTGNKPFYCMVYDK from the coding sequence ATGATAAATCCTTCTGTTACTTTTCATGTAGCGCCTATGGAGACCAGTCACGCGGAAGAGATTTGCAACTGGGATTACACTGCCCCTTATAATATTTACGGCTGGATGCCGTGGGAGCAAATGCAGGCTCTTGGAATCGAGTTCGGTGACCCTCAGCTACGGAATGAGCAATATATCTCCATACTAAATGGGCAAGGGATTTTGTGTGGATTCGCGCAGTTGTTTCCAATGGAAGGTGTTGTTCGCTTGGGGATTGGTATGCGCCCTGATCTATGCGGTCAAGGTCTAGGAAAAATATTCATGGATGCAATTGTGCAAGCAGCCTTGTTTCGTTATCCTGAGCGTGAGATTGATCTAGAGGTATTGACCTGGAACCAGCGGGCGATCCGAACTTACCAAAAGTGTGGATTTACGATTACCGATACGTATGAACGCCTAACCCCCACAGGAAACAAACCTTTTTATTGCATGGTCTATGATAAATAA
- the motA gene encoding flagellar motor stator protein MotA, whose amino-acid sequence MEISTILGLIFGLVAVIWGMILKHAPLHALATPAAYVIILVGTAASIFMAFPFSEVKKIPSLFKMIFVKKKLISKPELITMFMEWASITRREGLLALESKVDEIEDNFLRNGMRMIIDGNDQDFVRDVLMEDIHATEDRHKAGALIFSQAGMYAPTLGVLGAVIGLIAALADMSDMNKLAAAIGAAFIATLLGIFTGYVLWHPIANKLKRLSKREIEVRMMMVEGLLSIQSGVSTIAINQKLAVFLTPSERAKLNDEKESGSGEQKD is encoded by the coding sequence ATGGAAATTTCAACAATACTTGGTTTAATTTTTGGTCTAGTTGCAGTTATTTGGGGTATGATCCTCAAGCACGCTCCTCTTCACGCTTTAGCCACACCTGCTGCTTACGTTATTATCTTAGTGGGTACGGCAGCTTCCATCTTTATGGCCTTTCCGTTCTCGGAGGTCAAGAAGATTCCAAGTCTGTTTAAAATGATTTTTGTCAAAAAGAAATTAATCAGTAAACCCGAATTAATTACTATGTTCATGGAGTGGGCTTCTATTACACGGCGTGAAGGTCTGCTGGCTCTTGAGTCGAAAGTCGATGAAATAGAAGATAACTTCCTCAGAAATGGCATGCGGATGATTATTGATGGAAATGATCAGGATTTTGTCCGCGATGTTCTCATGGAGGACATCCACGCCACAGAGGATAGACATAAAGCAGGCGCACTCATTTTCTCACAAGCAGGTATGTATGCTCCTACACTTGGCGTACTCGGGGCCGTTATCGGACTTATCGCCGCTCTGGCTGATATGAGTGATATGAACAAATTGGCTGCAGCAATCGGGGCTGCCTTCATCGCAACACTACTCGGTATCTTTACAGGTTACGTATTATGGCATCCTATTGCCAATAAGCTGAAACGACTTTCCAAACGTGAAATTGAAGTTCGAATGATGATGGTCGAAGGTCTTTTGTCCATACAATCCGGTGTATCCACTATTGCCATCAATCAGAAGCTTGCTGTCTTCCTGACACCTTCGGAACGAGCTAAGTTAAATGATGAGAAGGAGAGTGGATCGGGTGAGCAAAAAGACTAG
- a CDS encoding c-type cytochrome: MQKWIMSGLFFAACAFAVVLMFTLPGKEEVAEQNKPTMPEVQLDAAKAEATVKASCITCHGDQLQGGVGPSLQNEGGQHDAEEIYSIVTKGRGQMPSFKEKLAPEEIANVALWLSEKK; encoded by the coding sequence ATGCAGAAATGGATCATGAGCGGTTTGTTTTTTGCCGCCTGTGCCTTTGCGGTAGTACTTATGTTTACACTTCCAGGTAAAGAAGAGGTAGCTGAACAGAATAAGCCGACGATGCCGGAAGTCCAATTGGATGCGGCAAAGGCCGAAGCAACCGTGAAAGCCAGCTGTATCACCTGTCACGGCGATCAGCTTCAAGGTGGAGTTGGACCCAGTCTTCAAAATGAAGGCGGTCAGCATGATGCTGAAGAAATCTACAGTATAGTCACTAAAGGACGCGGTCAAATGCCTTCCTTTAAAGAAAAGCTAGCCCCTGAGGAGATTGCAAACGTCGCCCTCTGGCTCTCAGAGAAAAAGTAA
- a CDS encoding 4a-hydroxytetrahydrobiopterin dehydratase, with protein MLFTEEELREQISKLEGWKLEENTMVRKYMFSQYMKGIAFVDEVATISEAFDHHPHITIDYKTVTLRLKSNEEDGITALDIREAHEFNEAFEKNR; from the coding sequence TTGTTATTTACGGAAGAAGAACTGCGTGAGCAGATCAGCAAGCTGGAAGGTTGGAAGCTGGAAGAGAATACCATGGTGCGAAAATATATGTTCAGCCAATATATGAAGGGTATTGCTTTCGTTGATGAAGTAGCCACCATTTCAGAAGCCTTTGATCACCATCCACATATTACGATTGATTATAAGACAGTGACTTTACGACTGAAATCAAATGAGGAAGACGGTATTACAGCTCTAGATATTCGAGAGGCACATGAATTTAATGAAGCCTTTGAGAAAAATCGTTAG
- a CDS encoding GNAT family N-acetyltransferase gives MTLTLYHTSHGIYISPLELKDTENLLELRLNNRLTHEPFEPKRDEQFYTLESQQRIINQRLEDALEDKAYMFGVYLLDGQLIGQITLSNVSRGVAQYADLGYLMDHRMQAKGYMTAAVGLVLGYAFRALGLHRVQAAILLHNEASRRVLEKSGFKPEGIARRYLKINGQWQDHQTYAILAEDMLPDEHK, from the coding sequence ATGACCCTTACTTTATATCATACCTCACATGGTATCTATATTTCTCCTCTAGAGCTAAAGGATACAGAGAACTTACTGGAGCTGCGTTTGAATAATCGATTAACACATGAACCATTTGAACCAAAACGCGATGAGCAATTCTACACTTTGGAGAGCCAACAACGGATCATCAATCAGCGTCTGGAGGATGCTCTGGAGGACAAAGCCTATATGTTCGGTGTCTATCTGCTTGATGGACAACTAATAGGTCAAATCACGCTATCTAATGTCTCAAGAGGTGTAGCTCAGTATGCTGATTTAGGCTATTTAATGGATCATCGGATGCAGGCAAAAGGTTACATGACCGCTGCGGTCGGATTAGTTCTCGGCTACGCTTTTCGAGCCTTAGGTCTTCATAGGGTTCAAGCAGCCATCTTATTGCATAACGAGGCTTCTCGGAGGGTGCTGGAGAAGAGCGGATTTAAACCTGAAGGTATCGCCCGCCGGTATCTCAAAATAAACGGCCAGTGGCAGGATCATCAAACCTATGCAATATTAGCCGAAGATATGCTGCCGGATGAACACAAATAA
- a CDS encoding small acid-soluble spore protein P, with product MSKPKSIPVPGAQPNDGQRRKEHNSSAPEPLSGSKKVKQANHVDHHNPQG from the coding sequence ATGTCAAAGCCAAAAAGTATTCCAGTTCCTGGGGCACAGCCCAACGATGGCCAGCGTAGAAAGGAGCATAATTCTTCTGCACCAGAACCACTTTCTGGCTCTAAAAAGGTGAAGCAGGCTAATCATGTAGACCATCATAATCCGCAAGGATAA
- the rluF gene encoding 23S rRNA pseudouridine(2604) synthase RluF, whose translation MRINKFISETGYCSRREADKLVEGGRVTINGQPAVLGSQAVPGDDVRIDGVALESSSQTVYIALNKPVGITSTTEQHIKGNIVDFVGHHERIFPIGRLDKDSEGLILLTNDGDIVNKILRSEGRHEKEYVVTVDRPITPSFITGMSSGVKILGEKTLPCEVTRITERVFRIILTEGKNRQIRRMCSAFGYEVRKLQRIRIMNIRLGALQTGEWRELSAEEKQELGATLNYELL comes from the coding sequence GTGAGAATTAATAAATTCATCAGTGAGACAGGGTACTGTTCACGCCGTGAAGCAGATAAGCTGGTGGAAGGTGGTAGAGTTACGATCAACGGACAACCTGCTGTGCTTGGCAGTCAGGCCGTTCCAGGCGATGATGTGAGAATAGATGGTGTTGCGCTTGAATCATCAAGCCAGACGGTTTACATTGCGTTAAACAAGCCAGTGGGTATCACTTCAACTACAGAGCAGCATATTAAGGGGAATATTGTTGATTTTGTAGGTCATCATGAGCGAATCTTCCCGATTGGGCGACTCGATAAGGATTCAGAAGGATTGATTTTGCTTACCAACGATGGGGACATCGTTAACAAGATTTTACGGTCCGAAGGTCGGCATGAAAAAGAGTATGTTGTTACTGTAGACAGACCGATTACGCCATCATTTATTACCGGCATGTCCAGCGGCGTAAAGATATTAGGTGAGAAGACGCTACCTTGTGAGGTCACTCGTATTACAGAGCGTGTATTCCGTATTATTTTGACGGAGGGTAAGAATCGTCAGATCCGCCGTATGTGCAGCGCTTTTGGCTACGAGGTTAGAAAGCTTCAACGCATTCGGATTATGAATATTCGTCTAGGGGCATTACAAACAGGAGAATGGCGTGAGCTGTCTGCTGAAGAGAAGCAAGAACTTGGAGCTACACTGAACTACGAACTTCTATAA
- a CDS encoding sensor histidine kinase, protein MSIKTKLSAIIFGAVLLILALNLTFNLYAAQNNLRNESINNMQLTAMQMAVSVEQSNYSSNYVEYQIAHNLRMAAIFASEELDPDYRNVTNEELKALTSKVGVSNISILVKTDNDIVIARSSVPSDIGVSTKDWGYWYLAFLELFDNQEVSVGQGQAMDHFWSGPFDYSTYNLDFIEKWGYYHDEESNYIINPVILNTAASDYVKITNPDQIAAQTKEANPGILELTGFNPVTFGSASMKADGTDTLNKNLGNRPIKYGTYTYGNVEQDRTAMLLAQEKQKPVTLETKVLGKRVLKSFIPIQSPGLKAYVIGVVLDYSVISSVVHEQLINNLTTSLLLLTLFLLCSYILSGFVTRPIQAILAKVNDVAKGKFEPPLKVTSRDELGQLALRINAMTAHLMQRTNRLKQTLEENRAVKEHLESVINGTSDAIHTIDMDGRITSTNRAFEELYGWSAKEVLGNKPYLVPATALKQEEERLDALKSGAVLPPIETVRLKRDGTIVEVSVSTSVIRDEDGYPHSFIHVSRDMTERNRMEELLRRSEKLTTVGQLAAGVAHEIRNPLTTLKGFLQLQQEKQILVPLHIELMLSELERINLIVSEFLILAKPQAVHFQEKDVRDILGDVVSLLDSQAHLFGIQFSATFSEYPSTVHCEVNQLKQVFINIVKNAIEAMPDGGVISMELRNTLDSVFILISDQGEGIPKDMLPKLGEPFFTNKESGTGLGLMISQRIIQAHKGHLEIQSEVGQGTTVMIKLPAAGTDSPWLNIKDERSEGQREN, encoded by the coding sequence TTGTCCATAAAGACAAAACTATCTGCTATTATTTTTGGGGCGGTGTTGCTAATTTTAGCACTGAACCTGACATTTAACCTTTATGCCGCCCAAAATAATCTACGGAATGAAAGCATTAATAATATGCAACTAACCGCTATGCAAATGGCCGTTTCTGTAGAACAAAGTAACTATAGCTCTAACTATGTAGAATATCAAATTGCGCATAATTTAAGGATGGCGGCTATCTTTGCCTCCGAAGAGCTGGACCCCGACTATAGGAATGTGACGAATGAAGAACTTAAGGCCCTAACTTCCAAGGTGGGCGTGTCTAATATTTCAATTCTGGTAAAGACTGATAACGATATTGTAATAGCGAGGTCTTCGGTGCCTAGTGATATTGGGGTGTCCACAAAGGACTGGGGGTACTGGTATCTGGCCTTTTTGGAGTTGTTCGATAATCAGGAGGTATCCGTGGGTCAGGGGCAGGCCATGGACCATTTTTGGTCAGGCCCTTTTGATTATTCAACCTACAATCTCGATTTCATTGAAAAGTGGGGATATTACCATGATGAAGAGAGCAACTACATCATAAATCCTGTTATTCTCAATACTGCAGCCAGCGACTATGTCAAGATTACCAATCCCGATCAAATCGCAGCGCAGACTAAAGAAGCTAATCCAGGGATCTTAGAACTCACAGGATTTAACCCGGTAACATTTGGTTCAGCAAGTATGAAGGCTGACGGAACTGACACATTGAATAAGAATCTTGGTAACCGTCCCATTAAGTACGGCACCTATACTTATGGTAATGTGGAGCAGGATAGAACAGCGATGCTATTGGCTCAGGAGAAGCAGAAGCCGGTTACACTGGAGACGAAAGTGCTTGGAAAAAGAGTGCTCAAAAGCTTCATTCCTATCCAATCTCCTGGACTGAAAGCTTATGTGATTGGAGTCGTTTTGGATTACTCCGTGATTTCATCTGTGGTTCATGAACAATTAATTAATAATCTGACAACTTCACTGTTATTACTTACATTATTCTTGTTATGTAGTTACATACTGTCTGGATTTGTTACTCGTCCTATTCAGGCGATACTTGCCAAAGTCAACGATGTAGCCAAAGGGAAATTCGAGCCTCCACTTAAGGTAACTAGCCGGGATGAGTTAGGGCAACTGGCACTACGAATCAACGCTATGACGGCTCATCTCATGCAGCGCACTAATCGACTCAAACAGACACTGGAAGAGAACCGAGCAGTTAAGGAGCATTTGGAATCGGTTATTAATGGAACCTCTGATGCGATACATACGATCGATATGGACGGCCGAATTACTAGTACGAACAGAGCCTTCGAAGAGCTGTATGGATGGAGTGCCAAAGAGGTGCTAGGGAATAAGCCTTACCTTGTGCCTGCGACAGCGCTTAAGCAGGAGGAAGAGCGGCTTGATGCGTTAAAGAGTGGTGCGGTTCTACCACCAATTGAAACCGTAAGACTTAAACGTGATGGAACAATTGTTGAAGTGAGTGTTAGTACCTCAGTGATTCGTGATGAAGACGGGTATCCGCATTCCTTTATTCACGTCTCACGTGATATGACGGAACGTAACCGAATGGAGGAACTGCTTAGACGCTCTGAGAAGCTGACTACAGTTGGCCAATTAGCCGCGGGAGTAGCTCATGAGATTCGTAATCCTCTTACGACGCTAAAAGGATTTCTGCAGCTTCAACAAGAAAAGCAGATTTTGGTTCCCCTCCATATTGAACTGATGTTGTCCGAGCTCGAGCGGATTAATCTGATCGTAAGTGAATTTTTGATTTTGGCTAAGCCTCAAGCTGTTCATTTCCAGGAAAAAGATGTGCGGGATATCCTTGGTGATGTGGTTTCTCTATTAGACAGTCAAGCTCATTTGTTTGGGATTCAGTTTAGTGCGACATTCTCTGAATATCCATCCACCGTACATTGTGAAGTGAACCAGCTAAAGCAGGTGTTTATTAACATCGTCAAAAATGCTATTGAAGCTATGCCTGATGGTGGTGTAATTTCAATGGAGTTAAGAAATACCTTGGATTCTGTCTTCATTCTTATTTCAGATCAAGGCGAAGGAATTCCTAAGGATATGCTGCCTAAGCTGGGTGAGCCCTTCTTCACCAATAAGGAGTCGGGAACAGGCTTAGGGCTAATGATTAGCCAACGTATTATTCAGGCTCATAAGGGTCATTTGGAAATACAAAGTGAAGTGGGTCAAGGGACAACTGTTATGATCAAGCTGCCTGCAGCTGGTACGGATAGCCCTTGGCTTAATATTAAGGATGAACGGAGTGAAGGACAACGTGAGAATTAA
- the motB gene encoding flagellar motor protein MotB, which yields MSKKTRRHEEHEEHADESWLLPYSDLMTLLVALFIVMYSMSATDAKKFEEMSQAFSSALNGGTGVLEERAAMPSKSQEDLGKNDQMDKSVTKKNEQTEMAKLRQKEQEDLEKLKKQFDQYISKNGLTDLLSTKLNQSQLMITISDNALFASGQAVVKDDSRQLAKSISTMLQQFPDYDVVVQGHTDNIPISNSDYSSNWDLSADRALQFMKILLTNTNLNPRKFSAIGYGEYHPISENTTAVGRSKNRRVEVSIIRKYQETKEFSGIAPSDE from the coding sequence GTGAGCAAAAAGACTAGACGACACGAAGAGCATGAAGAACACGCCGATGAATCGTGGCTACTGCCTTATTCTGATCTTATGACCCTTCTGGTAGCCTTGTTCATCGTAATGTATTCTATGAGTGCAACGGATGCCAAAAAATTCGAAGAGATGAGTCAAGCCTTCAGTTCCGCTCTTAATGGCGGTACAGGTGTTCTTGAAGAACGGGCGGCAATGCCATCTAAGAGTCAAGAGGATTTAGGAAAAAATGATCAAATGGATAAATCAGTAACCAAGAAAAATGAACAAACAGAAATGGCTAAGCTGCGGCAAAAGGAGCAAGAGGATTTAGAGAAGCTTAAGAAGCAGTTTGATCAATATATCAGTAAGAACGGCCTTACCGATCTACTCAGTACTAAGCTCAATCAATCCCAACTTATGATTACGATAAGTGATAACGCGTTGTTCGCATCCGGACAGGCAGTAGTTAAAGATGATTCTCGGCAATTAGCAAAGTCCATCTCAACCATGCTGCAGCAATTCCCGGATTATGATGTAGTCGTGCAAGGACATACCGATAACATCCCTATCTCTAATAGCGACTATTCTTCCAACTGGGACCTGAGCGCCGATCGCGCCCTTCAGTTCATGAAGATTTTGCTAACAAATACGAACCTGAATCCACGGAAATTTAGTGCGATTGGATACGGGGAATACCACCCCATTTCTGAAAATACTACAGCTGTTGGACGAAGTAAGAACCGCCGGGTTGAAGTATCCATTATTCGTAAATATCAAGAAACCAAAGAGTTCTCAGGTATTGCTCCTTCCGATGAATAA